The DNA window GAAAAGCGATCGAATGTGTTCGGCGCCAATCCTGTCGTGGGATGATTGCGTCGCGGTGCACTCGAGTCGGTCCAGTAGACTCTTCAAAGCACTGAAAATGGCATCGCCAGCCATCAAGCATCCTTCAGTATCTCGTAGAGCATCCAGGCTAAAGCTTTTTGTCGTcgatctcttcctcttcgaaGGAGTAGATGGGGTTTCTGTAGTTGGTTGGGAAACATCCTTCAATGCCTGTTGAAGGACAGCAATGAATCTTCGGTCGGCGAGTGATTTGGCGAGTGAAAAGAGAGGAATGCGCTGAAAGACGCATTCGAGGATTGTCCAGGTCAAAGGCCATCGTCGCAAGGTTTCGGCGTCCTTTGACGTGCCGTTCATAGACTTTAGCAGCCATCGCAAACTGCTTTCTTCAGCAGCATGAAATTGGGCATCCGCCGATAAAGTCAAGTTCTTCCAcagcttctcaagattcTTGCCATCTTCTCCAGGGCCACTCTGGTCAAGACCTCTCACGGTCTTGATCAGGTCTATCTTTTCCTGCAGCATGTGTAAGCATATTCACAACTGCGCGAGAGAAATAGAATAAAAACTCACAATAGTGGAAGTGGTTCCCTGTGAAGGAACATCCTTCATATCCACATCCATTATGGTTATTTAAACGAAAGAATGATTAAAAATTGGTTGAGAAAAGAAAGCTATAACGAACCTCAATCTTTGAATGCGCCCCGCGACTTTTCCAGCGTCCAGCCAAAATTTCCTAAATTCTGCCGCTACGCTAAGCTTCTACCGGCCCCCCGCTCTCACCGCCCACAAGCCGCTCTTGCGTCCCGACTTGTTCCATAGTATTCAAGCTTGACATCACGCCCATATACAGCTCCTCGTAGCTCCAGACTTTGCTTGTTACGACCGATTGCACGACCCAAGTATGTCAATTCAATTATCTGCATTGAAGTGTGGCCATTGGaactaatataattttatcaCAGGCCAAAATGTCCGATTCTACCGTTGTCCGTCCTCCTCCCAGCGCCATTTCCAGGCCGCTTAGCGAGTCTCTTCTCAATGAGAAGGTAACCACAAATCCGAATGATACAACATGCTATTCTTGAAATTTCGGTACTAACCATTTCTAGTGGGACCGCTGCCTCTCCAACCTCCTCGTCAAGTCATCCCTCGGTCTCGGTTTTGGTGTCGTTTTCTCTGTCCTCCTGTTCAAGCGAAGAGCATGGCCCGCCTTTGTCGGCGTTGGCTTCGGTGCCGGCCGTGCCTACGAGGAGTGCAACTTTAGCCTGAAGCAGGCTGCGCGAGACTTGAAGAAGCAGACCGCATAAGGGAACTGTGGATTGGGCGTCGACTAAGACGAGTCGTTTATTTGTACCAGGAACAAGCACACCAGAACATGGCGGCGTGTTAAAAAAGGGCACTGAGATCTTTGCCATGGACTCCAGGGAGAGCCAATGTCAGAGTAGGACGTTTTTTCCAGATTCAATAGAGGTATCATGTACAACAACCTGCCATTTCTAATCTTTACCACCAGTATTCATTCCAATCGTGCCAGCCAATTCAGTCACAGCGGGGGGTCGTCCCACTGTTGAACTCCGTCATATCTCATTGTATTTCCCGTTGATTGAACTAGCCTTCTCTGTGTCCCAGTGGCATCCTCTTCCCTACCTGTTGCGGACACTGGAGATTCCAAGTAGTCGTAACAGCTCTCATAATCTGTCACTAATTCCGAGCTGTTCGAGGGGAAACTACTCAGTAACTGGTCTATGCTCAATCTTTGCGTTCCACCTGTGTCTGCGTTTTCCATCCGGCTTCTGGAGGGGattgtcaacaaagacaGGTTGCGTCTGAGATTGACCAACTCCAGTCGGAGCTCCTCGGCCAAAGAATGGCTTCGTCTTCGCACACTGTTGATGAATGAAGCTTCGTTGTCACGATACGCTCCGTCGCTCTGATCTGTCGGGTAAGATGCAGTCCAGGGGGTCTGTCGCTGCCCATTCTCAGTATCCTGAGCTCCTCGTGGAGTCCTAAAGCTGGCACCCAATAGAATGAAGATTGCGAGCAGTAAGACGAGCACAAACACCACGAATGCGATCAGTACTATTTCCATCCTGGTCGACTCTAAAGATCGGATACCGTCGGCCATGTTCATTTGGGCAACACCTCCGGAGTTGCGCAGGAGTGGCTACACGACAGGCGATCCAGCTGGAGGCCGCACCGATTTACTCGGCCCTAGCTGCTGTTGGGAGATGCGCTCTAGGGTTGGGAGAGGCGGCTTCTCTTCCATTTGCCAAGCGACGCAAAGGAATACCGGCGTATATCATGTATAGTGGGTGAAGACTAAGGGTAAAATAGATAGGTATCCGGTTAGGTCGATAGAGACAGGAGTAAATAGGTGTCTTTGAGGCTGTTTGTCCATGAAATCGGTGCTTAAGGGACATCAGTTTGAGGGATATGATAAGTCAATCCTCCAGGAACTCCAAATAAGGTGGTCGTAGAGTCGGCAAGCAGCAGTCCTGGTTGCACCCACGCTCTAAGCGATAGCTCTTTACGTGAGTCACGACATGGCGTGCGAGATAACACAAAACAAAATGCGGTTGCACCTTCCGAGTTATTGCTACAACAGCAAAACAAACGGACTCCCTCTTAGTAGAAGTCTGTGTTGTAGATTTCTCCTATCTCTACCttggtaggtactaaggtagtcaAGTTTCTCTCTCTTCAGGAACACGTCTATAGTTGCGAAGCAGCTTCCATGACATCTTCTCTTAGTCTACTTTAGGGGAGCATCTCAATTCACCtgaaattcttattataacgAACCTTTATGAGCTCATATCATTCAATCGTCGGATTCACCTTCACGGCAGTGCTACCGCCCTCGTACGATGAGCCAGCATACAAAGCATCACTTCATACCTCAACTTTATTACGGTACTTTCATTTTTACTCTACTCACATCGGCAGACTTGGCTTGTTTTCCCTTCTCGCTTTTATGTTTACACAATCGGGGTACCCATGGTATACTGATGGCTTTGTGTGAGCCCTACAACGGCACACCGCGTGGGAGTGCACAGGAAACATGGTTTGATAGTAACGGTACCGTGTGATTTTCTAATTTCTAAAGCATATAATTCGAAACAAGGAATGAATGAGGTCACCGCCCGTTTTCCAGATTTCTACTGCCAGTGTGCGCCCTCACGTTCTCCCTGTTGCTCTCCCTTGCGCACACTCTTCCTCTGTGCCTCGCCGCAGCTTCTCAGCACTGTACACCAATGCTTCTCGATGTACGGCAAAGCATTCGGAAATTAGTGTCCCGGCACTGTGGGCTTGTGTTAGTTGAAGTCTTTCAGGAGACACGAAGTTCAGCACCGAGAACAATATTGCTACAGCGATACCAGAACACGACGGGAGATATCGAACGACATGACCATCACTGGCCAATAACGAAAAGCTGCGAAAACATGCTCAAGATACAAAATCGAAGCGGTGTTGACTCACTGGGGTCTGTAGGCCAGGTTGgaggcttgggcttgggcttttCCGAAGAAAGGTTGATACCAGCGGCAGGATTGTTGGTGGCAGCCATTGTTACTTGTCGTTTGTTTGTCGACTTGGATTTGTGTAAGCTTTAACGTGGGCAGAGTCTCGCTCAAAAGATGCAAAGGTAAGAAGTTGGATTGAGTTGAATGTTTGTTCTGTTGAATTGTCTCGATGCTCCGGCTGATGAATAGCTCACTTTGCAGGAAGAGACCCGACTCTTATACCCAACTATTGTTATACAAAGTCTTCGTTATCGAATCCTCACTTTCCAAGATTTGCGAGGCCAATACTACTTCGAAACGTCCTCTTCGAGCACTGCGTGACGCCACAAGCTGCGTGAACACCCGGAGGGAGACTTCCGCCGTTGCTCAGTCGTCGTCAGCGCCTCAGCTTAACCCAGCATCGAGAACGCAGACTGCCGTATACCTATCGTTCTAAGAGATGAATCCAGTGAGCCCATGCTGTGTGTTGATGATCCAATCGCCTGATATGGCAGTTTCTATGTTGGACAACCCCCCAGCTAAGCAATTCAACATCTTAAAGTGGCTCTTGTGTGTTATTCTGACGTACGGCGTAGGACAGTTGAACTTTTCATTGTCGCAGTGGAACGGTTCATATCCAGTTATAGACTCGGGTGTCTCTCTTGATCAATTGAGTCTCGTGT is part of the Fusarium poae strain DAOMC 252244 chromosome 4, whole genome shotgun sequence genome and encodes:
- the MIC10 gene encoding Mitochondrial inner membrane organizing system component (TransMembrane:1 (o64-83i)~BUSCO:58474at5125), yielding MRPATFPARSCVPTCSITLLVTTDCTTQAKMSDSTVVRPPPSAISRPLSESLLNEKWDRCLSNLLVKSSLGLGFGVVFSVLLFKRRAWPAFVGVGFGAGRAYEECNFSLKQAARDLKKQTA
- a CDS encoding hypothetical protein (TransMembrane:1 (o15-37i)), whose translation is MADGIRSLESTRMEIVLIAFVVFVLVLLLAIFILLGASFRTPRGAQDTENGQRQTPWTASYPTDQSDGAYRDNEASFINSVRRRSHSLAEELRLELVNLRRNLSLLTIPSRSRMENADTGGTQRLSIDQLLSSFPSNSSELVTDYESCYDYLESPVSATGREEDATGTQRRLVQSTGNTMRYDGVQQWDDPPL